A single region of the Gasterosteus aculeatus chromosome 1, fGasAcu3.hap1.1, whole genome shotgun sequence genome encodes:
- the rnf168 gene encoding E3 ubiquitin-protein ligase rnf168: MLSDVEVEGSDREGKRRRALSLEDCRCPVCLEIFLEPVTLPCTHTFCKVCFLESVDKATLCCPLCRRRVSTWARLNSRKNSLVDQTLWDQIQTCFPLQCQRRLTGQEEEEEPGVSVCFPRVSQPGELKQEYENQVTKLMEEKRFHEEEERKASEDFIQRLLAEEEKLRQEETRRREGDEKLARLLSSQLNSAPVSQETFGPPPITPAKKKKKEEVVGGGQMKKFLFPLPSNNVSSPCSFISNKENILHKVERPPPEPSVDLHHQEPGEGSSEPETLEEVTSWGCPSSPEVVTAASIEVAGLEAELLCRQRQEEEDRRLALLLQKELDQEEKKTATNRRRGSSDPYLLRHHSRREMKAGTSDTPTRPTQRTTKTSTPLSSSMKTKDHSSSTNTSTPSYSSTKQATLTEMFFRAADSSPVSQ; this comes from the exons atgttgTCAGATGTAGAGGTGGAGGGGTCAGACAGAGAAGGTAAGAGAAGAAGAGCTCTGTCTCTGGAGGACTGCCGATGTCCGGTGTGTTTGGAGATCTTCTTGGAGCCTGTGACGCtaccctgcacacacaccttctgCAAG GTGTGCTTCCTGGAGTCGGTGGACAAAGCCaccctctgctgccccctgtgTAGAAGGAGGGTCTCTACCTGGGCCCGTCTGAACAGCAGGAAGAACTCTCTGGTGGACCAGACTCTGTGGGACCAGATCCAGACCTGCTTCCCCCTGCAGTGTCAGCGCCGCCTCAccgggcaggaggaggaggaggagcctggaG tatcGGTTTGTTTTCCCAGAGTGAGTCAGCCTGGAGAGCTGAAACAGGAATATGAGAACCAGGTCACCAAA ctgatggaggagaagcgattccatgaggaggaggagagaaaggccaGTGAGGACTTTATCCAGAGGCTGctggctgaggaggagaagctgaggcaggaggagacgaggagacgagAAGGAGACGAGAAGCTGGCTCGTCTCCTCAGCAGCCAGCTT AACTCTGCTCCTGTCTCTCAAGAGACTTTTGGTCCTCCTCCCATCACTccagccaagaagaagaagaaggaggaggtggttggTGGAGGACAGATGAAGAA gtttctttttccccttcCTTCCAACAACGTCTCCTCACCCTGCAGCTTCATATCAAACAAG GAGAACATTCTCCATAAGgtggagcgccccccccctgaACCCTCGGTTGATCTCCATCATCAAGAGccaggagagggatcctctGAGCCGGAGACGTTAGAGGAGGTGACCAGCTGGGGCTGTCCCTCCTCTCCTGAGGTGGTGACGGCGGCCTCTATAGAGGTTGCTGGgttggaggcggagcttctgtGCAGAcagcggcaggaggaggaggaccgcaGGTTAGCtttgctcctgcagaaggagctggaccaggaagagaagaagacagcCACCAACCGACGTAGAGGATCCTCAGACCCCTACTTGCTCCGTCACCACAGCAGGCGTGAGATGAAGGCCGGCACCTCTGACACGCCCACCCGACCCACCCAAAGGACTACGAAGacctccacccccctctcctcatcGATGAAGACTAAAGACCACTCGTCCTCTACAAATACCTCCACCCCCTCCTACAGCAGCACTAAACAAGCCACCCTGACGGAAATGTTCTTCAGAGCTGCTGATTCTTCTCCTGTGTCCCAGTAG